A window of the Palleronia sp. LCG004 genome harbors these coding sequences:
- a CDS encoding dipeptidase: MTDLHGNSIVIDALQCSAFDRDLLLAAQKGGVTAISAASVLWENFRGGMDYVAGWNRLIDENADIAMKVRTVADIHAAKAEGKVGMIMGWQNTSPVEDRLDYFRIFKDCGVGIMQLTYNTQNFFGAGYLEERDSGLTGFGREAVDEMGRSGILIDLSHVGVQTSLDTISASDKPVAITHCLPRALRDVPRNKPDEVFQACAEKGGVIGTSLFAPGLPAGNEANVGSVIDALEYTLDLVGEDHVAIGTDFSHNRPRPGPWLLWANKDKGTGRTLTEFGSAKISKPEGIRTNEEFPNLTAEMQSRGWSDERIVKILGGNWLRLLGDVWG; the protein is encoded by the coding sequence ATGACCGATCTCCACGGCAACAGCATCGTGATCGATGCCCTGCAATGCTCCGCCTTCGACCGCGACCTGTTGCTGGCCGCACAGAAGGGCGGCGTCACCGCCATCAGCGCGGCCTCCGTGCTGTGGGAGAATTTCCGCGGCGGCATGGATTACGTGGCAGGCTGGAACCGCCTGATAGACGAGAACGCCGACATCGCCATGAAGGTGCGGACCGTCGCCGACATCCATGCCGCCAAGGCCGAGGGCAAGGTCGGCATGATCATGGGGTGGCAGAACACATCTCCGGTCGAGGACCGGCTCGACTACTTCCGCATCTTCAAGGATTGCGGCGTGGGCATCATGCAGCTCACCTATAACACGCAGAACTTCTTCGGCGCGGGCTATCTCGAGGAGCGCGACAGCGGTCTCACGGGGTTCGGCCGCGAGGCCGTGGACGAGATGGGACGCTCCGGCATCCTGATCGATCTCAGCCATGTGGGAGTGCAGACCTCGCTTGATACCATCTCGGCCTCGGACAAGCCGGTCGCCATCACCCATTGTCTGCCGCGTGCCCTGCGCGACGTGCCGCGCAACAAGCCCGACGAGGTGTTCCAGGCCTGCGCCGAGAAGGGCGGCGTCATCGGGACCTCGCTCTTCGCGCCGGGACTTCCCGCCGGGAACGAGGCGAATGTGGGCAGCGTGATCGACGCGCTGGAATATACACTCGATCTCGTGGGTGAGGATCACGTCGCCATCGGAACCGATTTCAGCCACAACCGGCCGCGCCCCGGCCCGTGGCTGCTCTGGGCGAACAAGGACAAGGGCACGGGACGTACCCTGACCGAATTCGGATCGGCGAAGATCTCGAAGCCCGAGGGCATCCGTACGAACGAGGAGTTCCCGAACCTCACCGCCGAGATGCAGAGCCGGGGCTGGTCCGACGAGCGTATCGTCAAGATCCTCGGCGGCAACTGGTTGCGCCTGCTGGGTGACGTCTGGGGATGA
- a CDS encoding M81 family metallopeptidase, whose protein sequence is MTRPRAIVLQLFHEASAIAPALVTYDEFLARHHLEGEAVRARFGGNENWLGGCLEALDAAHAETRIGLCTAALPGGTVAGPDYARLEAEILASLDGLRADFAPTNVFLLLHGALLAEGREDPEGDLVRAVRARVGPEVHIGVALDFHANPGPGIIEAANLVLAGKLYPHTDARPRGARLVELSLTAPELRTIHVPMGLQVPMPHQQTHSGAFADLVALSDTLETGPVADVTLLGGFPFSEAPFRGTSCLVSAYDDAAARRTGEAMRREVEARRDALVTPVPTVAQAMVEVRSRLGRGRVVLADIGDNPGGGGLGDYTGIVPHLVALNCPFAFGFLVLPSIVEAAHGQGEGGILQIAGESCRVERLLEISYRNTGPMMRGEPVLGGAGAVLSVGMGRILVSTLRVQAYDPGAFVSAGIDIQACAVIAIKSSAHFRAGFTALAEGGIVLADSGGLSSPRRAPRTVMG, encoded by the coding sequence ATGACCCGGCCCCGGGCCATCGTGCTTCAGCTGTTCCACGAGGCCAGCGCCATCGCCCCGGCGCTGGTGACGTATGACGAGTTTCTTGCCCGCCATCATCTCGAAGGCGAGGCGGTACGGGCGCGCTTCGGCGGCAACGAGAACTGGCTCGGCGGCTGTCTGGAGGCGCTCGATGCGGCCCATGCCGAGACACGGATTGGCCTCTGCACCGCCGCGCTACCCGGCGGTACGGTGGCTGGTCCCGACTATGCGCGACTGGAGGCCGAGATCCTCGCCAGTCTCGACGGGCTGCGCGCGGATTTCGCCCCGACGAACGTTTTTCTCCTGCTGCACGGCGCGCTTCTGGCCGAAGGTCGCGAAGACCCCGAGGGCGATCTGGTCCGTGCGGTCCGCGCCCGTGTCGGGCCGGAGGTCCATATCGGCGTCGCCCTCGATTTCCATGCCAATCCGGGGCCAGGGATCATTGAGGCTGCCAATTTGGTGCTGGCCGGCAAGCTCTACCCGCACACCGACGCACGCCCGCGCGGGGCTCGCCTGGTGGAGCTGTCTCTGACCGCGCCGGAGCTGCGAACCATTCATGTGCCGATGGGCCTGCAGGTGCCCATGCCGCACCAGCAGACCCATTCGGGGGCCTTCGCCGATCTGGTTGCGCTGAGCGATACGCTCGAGACGGGCCCGGTCGCGGATGTGACGCTTCTCGGGGGCTTTCCCTTTTCCGAGGCACCGTTTCGGGGGACGAGCTGCCTTGTCTCGGCTTATGACGACGCCGCGGCACGGCGGACGGGCGAGGCTATGCGACGCGAAGTCGAGGCGCGGCGCGACGCCCTCGTGACGCCCGTGCCGACCGTAGCCCAGGCGATGGTCGAAGTGCGCAGCCGGCTGGGCCGGGGCCGGGTCGTGCTTGCGGATATCGGCGACAATCCCGGCGGTGGCGGACTTGGCGACTACACCGGCATCGTACCGCACCTTGTCGCTTTGAACTGCCCGTTCGCATTCGGCTTTCTCGTGCTTCCGTCCATTGTCGAGGCGGCGCATGGTCAGGGCGAAGGGGGCATCCTTCAAATCGCGGGCGAAAGTTGCCGGGTCGAACGGCTTCTCGAGATTTCCTACCGCAATACAGGCCCCATGATGCGCGGCGAACCCGTTCTGGGGGGCGCGGGGGCTGTGCTGAGTGTCGGGATGGGACGGATCCTCGTTTCGACCTTGCGGGTGCAGGCCTACGACCCCGGGGCCTTCGTCTCGGCCGGGATCGACATCCAGGCCTGCGCTGTCATCGCAATAAAATCCTCGGCCCATTTCCGGGCCGGGTTCACCGCACTTGCCGAAGGCGGGATCGTACTCGCCGACAGCGGTGGTCTATCGTCACCGCGCAGAGCCCCGCGAACAGTCATGGGCTAG
- a CDS encoding VPLPA-CTERM sorting domain-containing protein: protein MVGRNPRAAEVTKVRIESMMIRLFSGAATAALLVAAGPAAAAVITIDTFDTPQTTFDRPAPSEGAPQGSEIAAAEAIGGYRDMYVETDAKGRLGATSLVAGSDPQSPADGILSFNNEDGVTGRGWVTYDGQDGGFLPNEVNINGLGGLDLWTGPIGGGFFFDVLRVDADLFAGITAYDTSGQTTSFGGTVVESGTPFAAFTDFDNPDFNWNSVGALQFFAQSGVNSDVISLDGAISSITVNTGVVPIPAAGFLLLAGIGGLSIAGRRRRKAA, encoded by the coding sequence ATGGTTGGGCGCAATCCGCGCGCGGCCGAAGTTACAAAAGTAAGGATTGAAAGTATGATGATTAGACTTTTCTCTGGTGCAGCCACTGCCGCCCTTCTCGTCGCCGCCGGCCCTGCCGCTGCTGCGGTGATCACCATCGATACGTTCGATACCCCGCAGACCACGTTCGACCGGCCGGCGCCGAGCGAAGGAGCTCCGCAGGGTTCGGAAATCGCTGCTGCCGAGGCCATCGGCGGTTATCGCGACATGTATGTCGAGACCGATGCCAAGGGCCGCCTCGGCGCGACGTCGCTGGTTGCCGGTTCGGATCCCCAGAGCCCGGCTGACGGCATCCTGAGCTTCAACAACGAAGATGGCGTGACCGGTCGTGGCTGGGTCACCTATGACGGCCAGGACGGAGGCTTCCTGCCGAACGAAGTCAACATCAACGGTCTCGGCGGGCTCGACCTCTGGACCGGTCCCATCGGCGGCGGTTTCTTCTTCGACGTCCTTCGTGTCGATGCCGACCTCTTCGCCGGCATCACGGCCTACGACACGTCCGGTCAGACGACGTCGTTCGGTGGAACGGTCGTGGAAAGCGGAACTCCGTTCGCGGCGTTCACGGATTTCGACAACCCTGACTTCAACTGGAACAGTGTCGGTGCGCTGCAGTTCTTCGCGCAGTCCGGCGTCAACTCCGACGTGATCAGCCTCGACGGCGCGATCTCTTCGATCACGGTGAATACCGGTGTGGTTCCGATCCCCGCGGCCGGCTTCCTTCTGCTTGCCGGTATCGGTGGTCTCTCGATCGCCGGACGCCGTCGCCGCAAGGCCGCCTGA
- a CDS encoding N-acyl amino acid synthase FeeM domain-containing protein, with protein MGYDAFNLSLLGYNRTTGSSDIDHFVAETPSQKEAIYRFRYDAYAKCDLIRQSLSASLSDWQDDEPDTVIYGINLQGRLAGTIRLTPLRADQKACATYEMFGDALDPILEAGGTIADGSRLAVACEDPKTRRRVLMYALGIAMDFARHHCASHGAIIARHRHAPFYERYGFQSISGPFDYAEALTPLCLMIAPLPHAVGAVPARSRYDSNVAMSAA; from the coding sequence GTGGGCTACGACGCTTTCAACCTTTCGCTGCTTGGCTACAACAGAACCACCGGCTCCTCCGATATTGACCACTTCGTGGCAGAGACGCCGTCCCAGAAGGAAGCCATATATCGCTTCAGATACGACGCCTATGCCAAGTGCGATCTGATCCGGCAGAGCCTCTCCGCCTCTTTGTCGGACTGGCAGGACGACGAACCCGATACGGTCATCTACGGCATCAACTTGCAGGGGCGCCTCGCCGGAACGATCCGCCTGACCCCGCTCCGCGCCGACCAGAAGGCCTGCGCGACCTACGAGATGTTCGGCGACGCGCTCGATCCGATCCTGGAGGCCGGCGGAACGATCGCGGACGGATCGCGTCTGGCCGTTGCATGCGAAGATCCCAAGACCCGGCGTCGGGTCCTCATGTACGCGCTCGGGATCGCGATGGACTTCGCGCGGCACCACTGCGCCAGCCACGGAGCGATCATCGCCCGTCATCGCCATGCACCCTTCTACGAGCGCTACGGCTTCCAGTCCATAAGCGGGCCCTTCGATTACGCCGAGGCGCTGACCCCGCTCTGCCTCATGATCGCGCCCCTGCCGCACGCGGTCGGAGCCGTCCCGGCGCGCAGCCGCTACGACAGCAACGTCGCAATGAGCGCGGCCTGA
- a CDS encoding mechanosensitive ion channel domain-containing protein, with protein sequence MIHRLLLSLCLAAAMATQAAAQESGAVPDGTRVLSVANAPTDEAIASRLRAIVGALDHDEIAVAVNAGVVTLSGDIADPAISRNVADIAGRLEGVVAVNNAVAASDDIAQQINPAFDRFRARIAQLVARLPLFFLAAAAFGAIVVLGVMLARLRFWDRLAPNAFIAGIYRQAFRVVCGIVGIVVALDLLGAAALLGTILGAAGIVGLAIGFAVRDTVENFVASVMLSLRQPFRPNDLVEIEGDVGRVIRLTSRATILLSLDGNHVRIPNATVFKGRIVNYTQNPARRFSFDIGIDPDADLEATRVLAQAALKAQPFVLDDPEELVWIENITEAGAILRVTGWIDQDQTGFVTARGDAIRLVKDAIEAAGVAIPDTTYRIRLEGSGNASGVEPGPRHKEKPVPASTAASDAQAGDGRQSEEKALIPLVAAEREATGDLLARDAPRE encoded by the coding sequence ATGATCCATCGTCTTCTTCTCAGTCTCTGTCTTGCGGCGGCCATGGCGACGCAGGCCGCCGCACAGGAAAGCGGGGCGGTACCCGATGGCACGCGCGTTCTTTCGGTCGCAAACGCGCCGACGGACGAGGCGATCGCCAGCCGTCTCCGCGCGATCGTCGGAGCGCTCGATCACGACGAGATCGCGGTTGCCGTCAATGCGGGAGTGGTCACGCTGTCGGGCGACATCGCGGACCCGGCGATCAGCCGGAACGTGGCCGACATCGCCGGGCGTCTGGAAGGTGTCGTGGCCGTGAACAATGCCGTGGCCGCATCGGACGACATCGCGCAGCAGATCAACCCGGCATTCGACCGCTTCCGCGCGCGCATCGCTCAGCTCGTCGCGCGTCTGCCGCTCTTCTTCCTTGCCGCCGCCGCGTTCGGGGCGATCGTCGTCCTGGGCGTGATGCTGGCGCGCCTGCGATTCTGGGACCGGCTCGCGCCGAATGCGTTCATCGCGGGGATCTACCGTCAGGCCTTCCGCGTCGTCTGCGGCATTGTCGGAATCGTCGTCGCGCTCGACTTGCTGGGCGCGGCGGCCCTCCTCGGGACGATCCTAGGCGCTGCGGGCATCGTCGGACTGGCGATCGGATTCGCGGTTCGCGACACGGTGGAGAATTTCGTGGCCTCCGTCATGCTGAGCCTGCGGCAGCCCTTCAGGCCGAACGATCTGGTCGAGATCGAGGGGGATGTGGGCCGCGTGATCCGGCTGACCTCGCGTGCGACGATCCTGCTCTCGCTCGACGGCAACCACGTCCGCATCCCGAACGCCACGGTCTTCAAGGGCCGGATCGTGAATTACACGCAGAACCCGGCCCGGCGGTTCAGCTTCGATATCGGCATCGACCCGGACGCCGATCTCGAGGCGACGCGCGTGCTGGCGCAGGCGGCGTTGAAGGCCCAGCCCTTCGTTCTCGACGACCCCGAGGAGCTGGTCTGGATCGAGAACATCACCGAGGCGGGGGCGATCCTGCGTGTGACCGGCTGGATCGATCAGGACCAGACCGGGTTCGTCACGGCCCGGGGCGATGCCATCCGGCTGGTCAAGGACGCGATCGAAGCGGCCGGTGTCGCCATTCCCGACACGACCTACCGCATCCGGCTCGAAGGGTCGGGAAACGCATCCGGAGTGGAGCCGGGGCCACGTCATAAGGAAAAGCCGGTCCCGGCATCGACGGCGGCGTCCGATGCACAGGCAGGCGACGGCCGCCAGTCGGAGGAAAAGGCGCTGATCCCGCTCGTCGCGGCCGAGCGGGAGGCGACCGGCGATCTTCTCGCACGGGACGCTCCGCGGGAATAG
- a CDS encoding RidA family protein has translation MNADDPLASEAVDADGIAAPFGAYSQAVIAPSGRRLMVFSGRLGVAADGSCPQGVRAQAELILRDIDLLLRAAGGDRSDVLRLSAFVTERAHMGDYMKARDAWVSDLDPLPASTLMIVSGFTRPEFLVEIEALAALR, from the coding sequence ATGAATGCAGATGACCCTCTCGCCTCCGAAGCCGTAGATGCCGATGGAATCGCCGCGCCCTTCGGGGCCTATTCGCAAGCGGTGATCGCGCCTTCCGGGCGTCGGCTCATGGTCTTTTCGGGCAGGTTGGGCGTCGCGGCAGACGGCAGCTGTCCGCAAGGTGTCCGGGCGCAGGCGGAGCTTATCCTTCGCGATATCGACCTGTTGTTGCGTGCTGCCGGCGGGGACCGGTCCGATGTGCTGAGGCTCTCCGCTTTCGTGACGGAAAGGGCCCATATGGGTGACTACATGAAGGCTCGCGATGCATGGGTCTCCGACCTCGATCCGCTGCCTGCATCGACGCTGATGATCGTGTCCGGGTTCACCAGACCCGAGTTCCTGGTCGAGATCGAGGCGCTGGCCGCGCTTCGCTGA
- a CDS encoding ABC transporter substrate-binding protein, with the protein MNRLAFCVVLPLTSLPAVAQDLTPVSFGTNWLAQAEHGGFYQSVADGTYAECGLDVTVVPGGPQVNNRALMLAGRLDFHMGGDMLQAFNARAEDIPLKVVAAIFQKHPQAIISHPDVDSWEGLKDLTLLIGDNGYQSYYQWMIAAHGFTAEQREPYTFNPAPFIADEQTGMQAYLSSEPYLIEKEAGFTPNVFLIADNGYASYATLIETMDATIDETPDVVSCFVDGSIKGWYNYLYGDSAAADQMILEANADMTQDKIDYAKEKMIENDMLTSIDAVEGGIGAMSDETIGAFFDDMVAAGVIAEDAPWQDSYTLDYVNNNVGADLKPAE; encoded by the coding sequence ATGAACCGTCTCGCCTTCTGCGTCGTCCTGCCACTGACCTCCCTGCCCGCGGTTGCACAGGATCTGACGCCCGTCAGTTTCGGCACCAACTGGCTGGCGCAGGCCGAACACGGCGGTTTCTATCAATCCGTGGCCGACGGCACCTACGCCGAATGCGGGCTCGACGTGACCGTCGTTCCGGGTGGGCCGCAGGTCAACAACCGGGCCCTCATGTTGGCCGGTCGGCTCGATTTCCACATGGGCGGCGACATGCTCCAGGCGTTCAACGCCCGCGCGGAAGACATTCCGCTGAAGGTCGTCGCCGCGATCTTCCAGAAACACCCCCAGGCGATCATCTCCCACCCCGATGTCGACAGCTGGGAGGGTCTGAAGGACCTGACGCTGCTGATCGGGGACAACGGCTATCAGAGCTACTACCAGTGGATGATCGCGGCTCACGGCTTCACCGCCGAGCAGCGCGAACCCTATACCTTCAACCCCGCGCCCTTCATCGCCGACGAACAGACCGGCATGCAGGCCTACCTGTCGTCCGAGCCCTACCTGATCGAGAAGGAGGCCGGCTTCACCCCCAATGTCTTCCTGATCGCCGATAACGGCTATGCCAGCTACGCCACGCTGATCGAGACGATGGACGCCACCATCGACGAAACCCCCGATGTCGTGTCCTGTTTCGTCGATGGCAGCATCAAGGGCTGGTACAACTATCTCTACGGCGACAGCGCGGCCGCGGACCAGATGATCCTCGAAGCCAATGCCGACATGACCCAGGACAAGATCGACTACGCCAAGGAAAAGATGATCGAGAACGACATGCTGACCTCGATCGACGCCGTCGAGGGCGGCATCGGCGCGATGTCGGACGAAACGATCGGGGCCTTCTTCGACGACATGGTCGCGGCCGGCGTGATCGCCGAGGATGCTCCTTGGCAGGACAGCTACACGCTCGATTACGTCAACAACAACGTTGGCGCCGATCTCAAGCCCGCCGAGTGA